From Solwaraspora sp. WMMD1047, the proteins below share one genomic window:
- a CDS encoding TetR family transcriptional regulator: MQDSGLAAASNRPPDTRARILETAMDLFARHGYQRTPLRVIADQLGLTKAAILYHFPTKEALLTALVEPFLDELDTMLDAARALPPQAARSAVLEGFLDVVLRHRRALGMLAHDMSLLARGESYQRLFGLSMRMNQVVAGPRPSRRDRVRSVQAFAMLSDPVVMLADIPDDLLRADMLDGLRRLLPDLPLGDPDRTGPAPARSGPERPDSGSDRTGRGPRRSAGRPRALSEERIQVARRMHASGAHTVEEIAGRLGVSRATVYRHLAAGTGDPPPGGIDP, translated from the coding sequence GTGCAGGACAGCGGGCTCGCGGCCGCCAGCAACCGGCCGCCGGACACCAGGGCCAGGATCCTCGAGACGGCCATGGACCTGTTCGCCCGGCACGGGTACCAGCGCACTCCGCTCCGGGTGATAGCCGACCAGCTGGGGCTGACCAAGGCCGCCATCCTCTACCACTTCCCGACCAAGGAAGCCCTGCTGACAGCGTTGGTGGAGCCGTTCCTGGATGAGCTGGACACGATGCTCGACGCGGCGCGGGCGCTACCGCCGCAGGCGGCCCGCTCGGCGGTGCTGGAGGGTTTCCTGGATGTCGTACTGCGACACCGCCGGGCGCTGGGCATGCTGGCGCATGACATGTCTCTGCTCGCCAGGGGCGAGTCCTACCAGCGGCTGTTCGGACTCTCCATGCGGATGAACCAGGTGGTGGCGGGTCCCCGGCCGAGCCGGCGCGACCGGGTCCGGTCGGTGCAGGCGTTCGCGATGCTCAGTGACCCGGTGGTGATGCTCGCCGACATCCCCGACGACCTGCTCCGCGCCGACATGCTCGACGGGCTGCGCCGGCTCCTGCCGGACCTGCCCCTCGGTGATCCGGACCGGACCGGTCCCGCCCCCGCTCGGAGCGGCCCGGAGCGGCCCGATTCCGGGTCGGACCGGACCGGACGGGGACCGCGCCGGTCGGCCGGCCGGCCCCGGGCGCTGAGCGAGGAGCGGATCCAGGTCGCCCGCCGGATGCACGCCAGCGGCGCGCACACCGTCGAGGAGATCGCCGGCCGGCTCGGCGTCTCCCGCGCCACCGTCTACCGCCACCTGGCGGCCGGGACCGGCGATCCGCCGCCTGGCGGCATCGATCCTTAA
- a CDS encoding anibiotic ABC transporter produces MTAATGLTGTGRLSRLALRRDRGKLLVWVAGLPAVAAGTAGSVVGLYTTEQDRLGYAATTAASAVARAFNGPTSGPSLGAVVTAESYTFLAVLTALLSTFTVIRHTRQNEETGRAEILGSAVVGRHAPLAAALVAATLANLATGTLVTGVLLAMGLPTAGSIGYGAALVATGIAFAAVAGVTAQVSGTARGANGLAAAAVGLAFGLRAAGDALGTLSADGLRVRSAWPSWLSPLGWGNQLRPYDADRWWVLAIAVGFTLAAVALAGALTAHRDFGSGLLAVRRGPGRAAPGLLSPVGLAWRLQRAGLAGWAVGVAVIGLGMGAVGDEVDEMVGDNAALAEVMAQLGGPGGLVDAYLGAILRLFALVIAGYAVQAVLRLRAEEVAGTAEEVLAAAVGRRRWMASHLGCAGLGTVALVLLAGAGTGLGYGLVAGDVPGQVVRLTGAALTQAPAALVLAAVGALLFAALPRWSVALSWTVLAVCLLVGQLGGILELPQPVLNVSPFTHLPPVPAVDPAPLPTAVLLAVTGLLTAGGLLLFRRRDLPA; encoded by the coding sequence GTGACCGCGGCGACCGGGCTGACCGGCACCGGCCGGCTGAGCCGGCTGGCGCTGCGGCGGGACCGGGGAAAGCTGCTGGTCTGGGTGGCCGGGCTGCCGGCCGTGGCCGCCGGCACCGCCGGCAGCGTCGTCGGTCTCTACACCACCGAACAGGACCGCCTGGGGTACGCGGCCACCACCGCCGCGAGCGCCGTCGCCCGGGCCTTCAACGGCCCGACCTCCGGACCGAGCCTGGGTGCGGTGGTGACCGCCGAGTCGTACACCTTCCTGGCGGTGCTCACGGCGCTGCTGAGCACCTTCACCGTGATCCGGCACACCCGGCAGAACGAGGAGACCGGCCGGGCCGAGATCCTCGGCTCGGCGGTGGTCGGTCGGCACGCCCCGCTGGCCGCCGCGCTGGTCGCCGCCACCCTGGCCAACCTGGCGACCGGGACGCTTGTCACCGGCGTGCTGCTGGCGATGGGACTGCCCACCGCCGGCAGCATCGGCTACGGCGCCGCGCTCGTCGCCACCGGCATCGCGTTCGCCGCGGTGGCCGGGGTGACCGCGCAGGTCTCCGGCACCGCCCGGGGCGCCAACGGGCTGGCCGCCGCGGCGGTCGGGCTGGCGTTCGGGCTGCGGGCCGCCGGGGACGCGCTCGGCACGCTGAGCGCCGACGGGCTACGGGTGCGCAGCGCCTGGCCGTCCTGGCTCTCCCCGCTGGGCTGGGGCAACCAGCTGCGGCCGTACGACGCCGACCGGTGGTGGGTGCTGGCCATCGCCGTCGGGTTCACGCTGGCCGCGGTGGCGTTGGCCGGCGCGCTCACCGCGCACCGGGACTTCGGCTCCGGGTTGCTGGCCGTCCGGAGGGGACCGGGTCGCGCCGCCCCCGGCCTGCTCAGCCCGGTGGGGCTCGCCTGGCGGCTGCAGCGCGCCGGGCTGGCCGGCTGGGCGGTCGGGGTGGCCGTGATCGGGCTGGGCATGGGCGCGGTCGGCGACGAGGTGGACGAGATGGTCGGCGACAACGCCGCGCTGGCCGAGGTGATGGCACAGCTCGGCGGGCCGGGCGGGCTGGTCGACGCCTACCTCGGCGCGATACTGCGGCTGTTCGCGCTGGTGATCGCCGGCTACGCGGTGCAGGCGGTGCTGCGGCTGCGGGCCGAGGAGGTGGCCGGGACCGCGGAGGAGGTGCTGGCGGCCGCCGTGGGTCGGCGCCGGTGGATGGCCAGCCACCTCGGCTGCGCGGGGCTCGGGACGGTGGCGTTGGTGCTGCTGGCCGGGGCGGGCACCGGCCTCGGCTACGGGCTGGTGGCCGGCGACGTGCCGGGCCAGGTCGTCCGGCTCACCGGGGCGGCGCTGACCCAGGCGCCGGCCGCGCTGGTGCTGGCCGCCGTCGGCGCGCTGCTGTTCGCCGCGCTGCCGCGCTGGTCGGTGGCGCTGTCCTGGACCGTGCTCGCGGTCTGCCTGCTGGTCGGGCAGCTCGGCGGGATTCTCGAGCTGCCCCAACCGGTGCTGAACGTGTCGCCGTTCACCCACCTGCCGCCGGTGCCGGCGGTGGACCCGGCCCCGCTGCCGACCGCGGTCCTGCTGGCCGTGACCGGCCTGCTGACCGCCGGTGGCCTGCTCCTGTTCCGCCGCCGCGACCTGCCGGCCTGA
- the sigB gene encoding RNA polymerase sigma factor SigB — protein MVLQMIEHELHPATTSGAGSDTPAGAAPAAADHAVDLDATDERGVSADLVRAYLNGIGRTKLLTAVQEVDLAKRIEAGLYADEKVAHGGALTPQLRADLELIAAQGRAAKNHLLEANLRLVVSIAKRYTGRGMAFLDLIQEGNLGLIRAVEKFDYTKGYKFSTYATWWIRQAITRAMADQARTIRIPVHMVEQVNRMVRARRDLATALGREPSIAEIASALQVAEFQVIELISYDREPVSLDQAVGEDGESALGDFVAATDLRDEPGDSVSQGMLRNEVEIVLATLSQREQAVIRLRFGLDDGRQRTLDEVGREFGLSRERIRQIEKVTLLKLRHPSRAERLEAYAS, from the coding sequence ATGGTCCTGCAGATGATCGAGCACGAACTACACCCGGCCACGACGTCCGGGGCCGGCAGTGACACCCCGGCCGGTGCCGCGCCCGCCGCCGCCGACCATGCTGTCGACCTGGACGCCACCGACGAGCGCGGCGTCTCCGCCGACCTGGTCCGGGCCTACCTCAACGGCATCGGTCGCACCAAGCTGCTGACCGCCGTGCAGGAGGTCGACCTGGCCAAACGGATCGAGGCCGGGCTCTACGCCGACGAGAAGGTGGCCCACGGTGGCGCGCTGACGCCGCAGCTGCGGGCCGACCTGGAGTTGATCGCGGCCCAGGGGCGGGCCGCCAAGAACCACCTGCTGGAGGCGAACCTGCGGCTGGTGGTGAGCATCGCCAAGCGGTACACCGGCCGCGGCATGGCGTTCCTCGACCTGATCCAGGAGGGCAACCTCGGCCTGATCCGCGCGGTCGAGAAGTTCGACTACACCAAGGGCTACAAGTTCTCCACCTACGCCACCTGGTGGATCCGGCAGGCCATCACCCGCGCCATGGCCGACCAGGCCCGCACCATCCGCATCCCGGTCCACATGGTGGAGCAGGTCAACCGGATGGTCCGGGCCCGGCGTGACCTGGCCACCGCGTTGGGGCGGGAGCCGAGCATCGCCGAGATCGCCAGCGCCCTGCAGGTGGCCGAGTTCCAGGTGATCGAGCTGATCTCCTACGACCGGGAGCCGGTCAGCCTGGACCAGGCCGTCGGCGAGGACGGCGAGAGCGCCCTCGGCGACTTCGTCGCCGCCACCGACCTGCGCGACGAGCCGGGTGACTCGGTGTCGCAGGGGATGCTCCGCAACGAGGTGGAGATCGTGCTGGCCACCCTCTCGCAGCGCGAGCAGGCGGTGATCAGGCTGCGGTTCGGCCTCGACGACGGCCGGCAGCGCACCCTGGACGAGGTGGGCCGCGAGTTCGGGCTCTCCCGGGAGCGGATCCGCCAGATCGAGAAGGTGACCCTGCTGAAGCTGCGGCACCCGTCCCGCGCCGAACGCCTGGAGGCGTACGCGAGCTGA
- a CDS encoding ABC transporter ATP-binding protein: MTAVSVAGLVKTFGNTRALDELDLSVRAGEVHGFLGPNGAGKSTTIRILLGLLRFDAGEVRLLGGDPWRDAVALHRRLAYVPGDVSLWPNLTGGEAIDLFGALRGGLDATRRDDLLRRFDLDPTKRCRTYSKGNRQKVAIVAAFASDVELLVLDEPTSGLDPLMEAVFQDYVRRLRDQGRTVLLSSHVLAEVEALCDRVTIIRAGRTVETGTLAQLRHLTRTPITVETARPIDGLAGLAGVHEVRLDGTRASFEVDPGRLDPVLRHLVEFGINDLTSAPPTLEELFLRHYGAPGDDAGGTGAAVGSQPAGVR, translated from the coding sequence ATGACCGCTGTCTCGGTCGCCGGGTTGGTGAAGACCTTCGGCAACACCCGGGCCCTGGACGAGTTGGACCTGAGCGTGCGGGCCGGGGAGGTGCACGGATTCCTCGGCCCGAACGGGGCCGGCAAGTCGACCACGATCCGCATCCTGCTCGGCCTGCTGCGCTTCGACGCCGGCGAGGTGCGACTGCTCGGCGGGGATCCGTGGCGGGACGCGGTGGCGCTGCACCGCCGGCTGGCCTACGTGCCCGGCGACGTCAGCCTCTGGCCCAACCTCACCGGCGGGGAGGCCATCGACCTGTTCGGCGCGCTGCGCGGCGGGCTCGACGCGACCCGCCGCGACGACCTGCTGCGCCGCTTCGACCTCGACCCGACCAAGCGGTGCCGGACCTACTCGAAGGGCAACCGGCAGAAGGTCGCGATCGTCGCGGCCTTCGCCTCCGATGTGGAGCTGCTCGTACTCGACGAGCCCACCTCCGGGCTGGACCCGCTGATGGAGGCGGTCTTCCAGGACTACGTACGGCGGCTGCGGGACCAGGGCCGGACGGTGCTGCTCTCCAGTCACGTGCTGGCCGAGGTGGAGGCGCTCTGCGACCGGGTGACGATCATCCGGGCCGGCCGGACCGTCGAGACGGGCACGCTGGCGCAGCTGCGGCACCTCACCCGCACCCCGATCACCGTGGAGACCGCCCGGCCGATCGACGGGCTCGCCGGGTTGGCCGGCGTACACGAGGTACGGCTCGACGGCACGCGGGCCAGCTTCGAGGTCGATCCCGGCCGACTCGACCCGGTCCTGCGGCACCTGGTCGAGTTCGGGATCAACGACCTGACCAGTGCACCGCCGACCCTTGAGGAGCTCTTCCTGCGCCACTACGGCGCACCCGGCGACGATGCCGGCGGAACCGGGGCGGCGGTCGGGTCGCAGCCGGCGGGTGTGCGGTGA
- a CDS encoding sporulation protein — protein sequence MVFKKLMQAMGVGGPSVETVLTNPNCRPGGQLEGRIQVLGGDHPVDIEYVAVGLVTRVEVESGDSEYDTNQEFHRLPVTGAFPLAAGQRYDIPFRCDVPWETPITDLYGRHLTGMTMGLRTELEVARAVDKGDLDPVAVHPLPAQERVLDALVRLGFRFTRADVERGRIHGVHQTLPFYQEIEFYPAPQYARAINQLELTFVATPQHLQIVLEIDKRGGVFTEGRDAFGRFNVDYASADRTDWAAQLDAWLRQSIQQRGLFF from the coding sequence GTGGTCTTCAAGAAGCTGATGCAGGCGATGGGGGTCGGCGGTCCGTCGGTGGAGACGGTGCTGACCAACCCGAACTGCCGTCCGGGCGGTCAGTTGGAGGGCCGGATCCAGGTGCTCGGCGGCGACCACCCGGTCGACATCGAGTACGTCGCGGTCGGCCTGGTGACCCGGGTCGAGGTGGAGAGCGGTGACAGCGAGTACGACACCAACCAGGAGTTCCACCGGCTGCCGGTGACCGGTGCCTTTCCGCTCGCCGCCGGCCAGCGGTACGACATCCCGTTCCGCTGCGACGTGCCATGGGAGACCCCCATCACCGACCTCTACGGTCGGCACCTGACCGGCATGACGATGGGCCTGCGGACCGAGCTGGAGGTGGCCCGCGCGGTCGACAAGGGCGATCTCGACCCGGTGGCGGTGCACCCGCTGCCCGCCCAGGAACGGGTCCTCGACGCGCTCGTCCGGCTCGGCTTCCGGTTCACCCGCGCCGACGTCGAGCGGGGCCGGATCCACGGCGTACACCAGACGCTGCCGTTCTACCAGGAGATCGAGTTCTACCCGGCGCCGCAGTACGCCCGGGCGATCAACCAGCTCGAACTGACCTTCGTGGCGACGCCGCAGCACCTGCAGATCGTGTTGGAGATCGACAAGCGGGGCGGTGTCTTCACCGAGGGCCGCGACGCGTTCGGCCGGTTCAACGTGGACTACGCCAGCGCGGACCGGACGGACTGGGCCGCCCAGCTCGACGCCTGGCTGCGGCAGTCGATCCAGCAACGGGGACTCTTCTTCTGA
- the dtd gene encoding D-aminoacyl-tRNA deacylase: MRAMVQTVSRASVTVDGAVVGAIADGLLVLLGVTHTDTGATAEAMARKVYELRILDEERSAADTGAPVLVVSQFTLYGDARKGRRPSWGRAAPAEVAEPLVAAFAAALRQRGAEVATGRFRAHMLVESVNVGPRTVLLEL; the protein is encoded by the coding sequence GTGCGGGCAATGGTGCAGACGGTCAGCCGGGCCAGCGTCACGGTGGACGGTGCGGTGGTGGGCGCGATCGCGGACGGCCTGCTGGTGCTGCTCGGGGTGACCCACACCGACACCGGGGCGACCGCCGAGGCGATGGCCCGCAAGGTGTACGAGTTGCGCATCCTCGACGAGGAGCGGTCCGCCGCCGACACCGGCGCCCCGGTCCTGGTGGTCAGCCAGTTCACCCTCTACGGCGACGCCCGCAAGGGTCGGCGCCCGAGCTGGGGGCGGGCCGCCCCGGCGGAGGTCGCCGAGCCGCTGGTGGCGGCATTCGCCGCGGCGTTGCGCCAGCGCGGCGCCGAGGTGGCCACCGGCCGGTTCCGCGCCCACATGCTGGTCGAGAGCGTCAACGTCGGCCCGCGCACGGTGCTGCTGGAGCTCTGA
- a CDS encoding MMPL family transporter: MATLLYRLGRGSFRHRRLVVVAWLVVLAGLGVGAFTLSVPTVSNFTMPGTESQRALDALAEQFPAASGATGTIVVAAPEGSQLAEPAAREALAGLVAEAGGLPGVVAAVDPFQAGAVSPDGRYALVQVQFTAVNDEVTDDQRAAYEAVGAQAEAAGLRVEPGGEVMTTEPHVGSTEAIGVLVAGVVLVITFGSLVAAGMTMLNALIGVGVGMAGLFSLSGVIELTSTAPVLALMLGLAVGIDYSLFITSRHRQNLLAGLEPREAVARAVGTAGSAVVFAGATVVIALAGLAVVNIPFLTVMGLAAAGTVTVAVLVAITLQPALLGFAGDRVLPRRFRSGGGGHRARDENTAFGFRWAGGVIRWRIPVILAGLLGLGLLAVPTAQMRLSLPDAGTAPSGTSARAAYDLTSEGFGPGFNGRLAAVVSADSPGASQAAAQQATELIGQTDGVLAVAPPQFSPDGSTALLAVIPTTGPTDAATETLVQEIRTAVGAVEGADVWLTGATAVGIDVSDRLADALPVYLIVVVGLSILLLMLVFRSVLVPLKAALGFLLTVGATFGITVAVFQWGWLADLVALDTPGPLISFLPILLIGILFGLAMDYEVFLVSRMREDFVHGDTAQQATINGMGHGARVVTAAALIMISVFGGFILLDDPVIKSMGFALAIGVAIDAFVVRMTIVPAVMSLLGDRAWWLPRWLGRALPNVDIEGENLRARLDEQERVPAGV; encoded by the coding sequence ATGGCCACCTTGCTCTACCGGCTCGGCCGGGGCTCGTTCCGGCATCGCCGGCTGGTCGTCGTCGCCTGGCTCGTCGTTCTGGCCGGCCTCGGCGTGGGCGCGTTCACCCTGAGTGTTCCGACAGTCAGCAACTTCACGATGCCGGGCACCGAGTCCCAGCGGGCGCTGGACGCGCTGGCCGAGCAGTTCCCGGCGGCCAGCGGGGCCACCGGGACCATCGTGGTGGCCGCGCCGGAAGGCAGCCAGCTCGCCGAGCCGGCCGCCCGGGAGGCGTTGGCCGGGCTGGTCGCGGAGGCCGGCGGGCTGCCCGGCGTGGTCGCGGCGGTCGACCCGTTCCAGGCCGGCGCGGTCTCCCCGGACGGCCGGTACGCCCTGGTGCAGGTGCAGTTCACCGCCGTGAACGACGAGGTCACCGATGACCAGCGGGCCGCCTACGAGGCCGTCGGCGCGCAGGCCGAGGCGGCCGGGCTGCGGGTGGAGCCCGGCGGCGAGGTGATGACGACCGAGCCGCACGTCGGTTCGACCGAGGCGATCGGCGTCCTGGTGGCCGGCGTGGTGCTGGTCATCACCTTCGGGTCACTTGTCGCCGCCGGCATGACGATGCTCAACGCGCTGATCGGTGTCGGGGTCGGGATGGCGGGCCTGTTCAGCCTCAGCGGCGTGATCGAGCTGACCAGCACCGCGCCGGTGCTGGCGCTGATGCTCGGGCTGGCGGTCGGCATCGACTACTCACTGTTCATCACCTCCCGGCACCGGCAGAACCTGCTGGCCGGACTGGAACCGCGGGAGGCGGTGGCCCGCGCCGTCGGGACCGCGGGCTCGGCGGTCGTCTTCGCCGGCGCGACGGTGGTCATCGCGCTGGCCGGGCTCGCGGTGGTGAACATCCCGTTCCTGACCGTGATGGGGCTGGCGGCGGCCGGTACGGTCACCGTCGCGGTCCTGGTGGCGATCACCCTGCAACCGGCCCTGCTCGGGTTCGCCGGCGACCGGGTGCTGCCCCGGCGGTTCCGCAGTGGCGGCGGCGGCCACCGGGCGCGCGACGAGAACACCGCGTTCGGCTTCCGCTGGGCGGGCGGTGTCATCCGCTGGCGGATCCCGGTCATCCTGGCCGGGCTGCTCGGGCTCGGGCTGCTCGCGGTGCCCACCGCGCAGATGCGGCTGTCGCTGCCCGACGCCGGCACCGCGCCGAGCGGTACCTCCGCCCGCGCCGCGTACGACCTGACCAGCGAGGGGTTCGGGCCGGGTTTCAACGGCCGGCTCGCAGCGGTGGTCTCGGCCGACTCGCCGGGGGCGAGTCAGGCGGCGGCGCAGCAGGCGACCGAGCTGATCGGCCAGACCGACGGGGTGCTCGCGGTGGCGCCGCCGCAGTTCAGCCCGGACGGCTCGACGGCGCTGCTCGCGGTCATCCCGACCACCGGGCCGACCGACGCCGCCACCGAGACGCTGGTGCAGGAGATCCGGACGGCGGTCGGCGCGGTCGAGGGTGCCGACGTCTGGCTCACCGGGGCCACCGCGGTCGGCATCGACGTGTCGGACCGGCTGGCGGACGCGCTGCCCGTCTACCTGATTGTCGTCGTCGGCCTCTCCATTCTGCTGCTGATGCTGGTGTTCCGGTCGGTGCTGGTGCCGCTGAAGGCCGCCCTCGGCTTCCTGCTCACCGTCGGGGCGACCTTCGGCATCACGGTCGCGGTCTTCCAGTGGGGCTGGCTGGCCGACCTGGTGGCCCTGGACACCCCCGGTCCGCTGATCAGCTTCCTGCCGATCCTGCTGATCGGCATCCTGTTCGGCCTGGCGATGGATTACGAGGTCTTCCTCGTCTCCCGGATGCGGGAGGACTTCGTGCACGGCGACACCGCGCAGCAGGCCACCATCAACGGGATGGGGCACGGTGCCCGGGTGGTGACCGCCGCGGCGCTCATCATGATCTCGGTGTTCGGCGGCTTCATCCTGCTGGACGATCCGGTCATCAAGTCGATGGGCTTCGCGTTGGCGATCGGGGTGGCCATCGATGCCTTCGTGGTCCGGATGACCATCGTGCCGGCGGTGATGTCGCTGCTCGGCGACCGCGCCTGGTGGTTGCCCCGCTGGTTGGGTCGGGCGCTGCCCAACGTGGACATCGAGGGGGAGAACCTGCGGGCCCGGCTCGACGAGCAGGAGCGGGTACCGGCGGGAGTCTGA
- a CDS encoding methyltransferase: protein MHTEEMLLSPDGVDRLRAALTGAGFTANGIANRLGPPGTAAVARNDFRAALRATEDRDPLGSLIRLFICGQTESEQVAADALAPLPLADALAAGLVERFAGGVRQALDLEPYGDAWWVLSDLPAGTRPGQPLAADHVLGVGGASSTLIGATVRRPVGSALDLGTGSGVQALHLATHADSVTATDLSRRALRFAATTAALNGQHWELLPGDLVAPVAGRRFDLVVSNPPFVVGPGTTTHTYRDSGRVGDRIGAELAAAAPGLLTEGGTMQYLANWVHIAGEDWGERVAGWLAGTGLDGWVIQREVADPMTYVNLWLADASEATDPDRVVAWLDWFDAHKVEAIGFGLVNLRRSDHDDPLVRVEDLRQSVQPPLGDQVAAWFDRRDWLRDRDDRAVLAARYRAADGLRLHQEATMGADGWAVDRQVLAMPHGLRWSEEVDPLVLALVGGCDGRVPLRDQVALLAVAHEVAEADLAEAAVPIIAHLVERGVLVPAAD from the coding sequence GTGCACACAGAGGAGATGCTGCTCTCACCGGACGGGGTGGACCGGCTGCGGGCCGCGCTGACCGGCGCCGGGTTCACCGCGAACGGGATCGCCAACCGGCTCGGTCCGCCCGGCACCGCGGCGGTCGCCCGCAACGACTTCCGGGCGGCGCTGCGGGCCACCGAGGACCGCGACCCGCTCGGCTCGCTGATCCGGCTCTTCATCTGCGGGCAGACCGAGTCCGAACAGGTCGCCGCCGACGCGCTCGCCCCGCTGCCGCTGGCCGACGCGCTGGCCGCGGGGCTCGTCGAACGCTTTGCCGGCGGGGTGCGGCAGGCGCTCGACCTGGAGCCGTACGGCGACGCCTGGTGGGTGCTGTCCGACCTGCCGGCGGGCACCCGGCCGGGGCAGCCGCTCGCGGCCGACCACGTGCTCGGCGTCGGCGGCGCCTCCTCGACGCTGATCGGGGCGACCGTGCGCCGGCCGGTCGGCAGCGCGCTCGACCTCGGCACCGGCAGCGGCGTCCAGGCCCTGCACCTGGCCACCCACGCCGACTCGGTGACCGCCACCGACCTCTCGCGGCGCGCCCTGCGGTTCGCCGCCACCACCGCCGCGCTCAACGGGCAGCACTGGGAACTGCTCCCCGGTGACCTGGTCGCCCCCGTCGCCGGCCGCCGCTTCGACCTGGTGGTGAGCAACCCGCCGTTCGTCGTCGGCCCGGGCACCACCACCCACACCTACCGCGACTCGGGCCGGGTCGGCGACCGGATCGGCGCCGAACTGGCCGCCGCCGCGCCCGGCCTGCTCACCGAGGGCGGCACCATGCAGTACCTGGCGAACTGGGTGCACATCGCCGGGGAGGACTGGGGCGAACGGGTCGCCGGCTGGCTGGCCGGCACCGGCCTGGACGGGTGGGTGATCCAGCGCGAGGTGGCCGACCCGATGACCTACGTCAACCTGTGGCTGGCCGACGCCAGCGAGGCGACCGACCCCGACCGGGTGGTCGCCTGGCTGGACTGGTTCGACGCCCACAAGGTGGAGGCGATCGGTTTCGGGCTGGTCAACCTGCGGCGGTCCGACCACGACGATCCGCTGGTACGGGTCGAGGACCTGCGCCAGTCGGTGCAGCCGCCGCTGGGTGACCAGGTCGCGGCCTGGTTCGACCGGCGGGACTGGCTGCGCGACCGCGACGACCGGGCGGTGCTGGCGGCCCGCTACCGGGCCGCCGACGGGCTGCGCCTGCACCAGGAGGCGACAATGGGCGCCGACGGTTGGGCGGTCGATCGGCAGGTACTCGCGATGCCGCACGGTCTGCGCTGGAGCGAGGAGGTCGACCCGCTGGTGCTGGCCCTGGTCGGCGGCTGCGACGGGCGGGTGCCGCTGCGCGACCAGGTGGCCTTGCTCGCGGTGGCGCACGAGGTGGCCGAGGCCGACCTGGCCGAGGCGGCCGTGCCGATCATCGCCCACCTGGTCGAGCGGGGCGTGCTCGTCCCGGCGGCGGACTGA
- a CDS encoding TetR/AcrR family transcriptional regulator, which produces MSRGTRLGTHDEILAAASRRFAVTGFKGTSLHDIATEVGCSKATLLYHFQTKEAILAELLAPAVAALDALDADLVGLDPAAAQRVAVDGFVALAVRFRREISVLRGDIPELLELPAFARIKELTDRLATAVAGPAGQPMARLAALMVLAGVPAICGEATDLPDDDLRGYLIEISHRTLRPDR; this is translated from the coding sequence ATGTCCCGCGGCACCCGGTTGGGCACCCACGACGAGATCCTGGCGGCGGCGTCCCGCCGGTTCGCCGTGACCGGGTTCAAGGGCACCTCGTTGCACGACATCGCGACCGAGGTGGGCTGCTCGAAGGCCACCCTGCTCTACCACTTCCAGACCAAGGAGGCGATCCTCGCCGAGCTGCTCGCCCCGGCGGTGGCGGCGCTGGACGCGCTCGACGCCGACCTGGTCGGGCTCGATCCGGCCGCGGCCCAGCGGGTGGCGGTCGACGGGTTCGTGGCGCTTGCGGTGCGGTTCCGCCGGGAGATCTCGGTGTTGCGCGGTGACATCCCCGAGCTGCTGGAGCTGCCGGCCTTCGCCCGGATCAAGGAGCTCACCGACCGGCTGGCGACCGCGGTCGCCGGTCCGGCCGGGCAGCCGATGGCCCGGCTCGCCGCGTTGATGGTGCTCGCCGGGGTGCCGGCGATCTGCGGGGAGGCCACCGACCTGCCCGACGACGATCTGCGCGGGTACCTGATCGAGATCTCCCACCGGACGTTGCGTCCGGACCGCTGA